A DNA window from Mytilus trossulus isolate FHL-02 unplaced genomic scaffold, PNRI_Mtr1.1.1.hap1 h1tg000024l__unscaffolded, whole genome shotgun sequence contains the following coding sequences:
- the LOC134699014 gene encoding uncharacterized protein LOC134699014 — protein sequence MSVANSEQVQNNRGAVLAKLGRSRSVLRSHCLSSEATSLHLMKNFKSSTDKIVYAEMFGFHFDTDADITIECNIKVCATPSSDATCTLQTNSTCTHKDWKAKRSIREEKDNRVTVKGKLHVLQRQIGNSNSAGLLKFSLTSVVIMQFLLIFV from the exons atgAGCGTTGCCAACTCTGAACAAGTTCAAAATAATCGTGGTGCGGTCTTGGCAAAATTAGGTCGTAGTAGGAGCGTATTGAGATCGCA CTGTCTTTCTTCGGAAGCAACCAGTttacatttaatgaaaaattttaAGAGCTCGACAGACAAAATAGTGTATGCAGAAATGTTTGGTTTTCATTTCGACACTGATGCTGATATCACGATTGAATGTAATATTAAAGTGTGTGCAACGCCATCAAGTGATGCAACATGTACTTTACAAACT aattcTACGTGTACTCATAAGGACTGGAAGGCAAAACGAAGTATCAGAGAAGAAAAAGACAACAGAGTGACAGTAAAGGGCAAGTTACATGTGCTTCAACGTCAAATTGGAAATAGTAATTCTGCAG GTTTACTGAAGTTCAGCTTGACGAGTGTGGTTATTATGCAGTTTCTATTAATCTTTGTCTAA